The following proteins are co-located in the Vidua macroura isolate BioBank_ID:100142 chromosome 1, ASM2450914v1, whole genome shotgun sequence genome:
- the HHLA1 gene encoding LOW QUALITY PROTEIN: HERV-H LTR-associating protein 1 (The sequence of the model RefSeq protein was modified relative to this genomic sequence to represent the inferred CDS: inserted 1 base in 1 codon) gives MHSCFLVPYXTPFLAELPAKSLDLAAINLTELVNGMLSTALRGTKKLFSLLSITSYSSFAFHKVSVTIYNISNAKNIDPGKFPMHYCYCLNNVTNDLTDFTALLVDIIGNSTSYLTEIFKSTSILSVRQSNDSDCIYICVIAGQTGKNLSDFLEILDKTPVINYTFSSNTSSDLDLDSIFSSFVKLQEDPNKTLDSSAEYVWTFKSTRIPLTQKEGGIPTTKFPLWPKTVGAKGSWFPSPHVDAPRPQGMARPPLSPGGSLAPSPALQPSPTDTSMFWMQTVSPQEASKLMQTEPDLPSTVLSLPPSYRPGVTLKLYSATRCPQAMLREPRVTSPPVTLMVQKISPCVMELCRFFQLCLCVGQRRYSRKEAMRYCVEYYSWFVKNANYVCERAKRVAYSHSKYIFTLYLYISTYFVMKI, from the exons ATGCACAGCTGTTTCCTTGTGCCTT GCACCCCTTTtcttgcagagctgcctgcaaaGTCCCTGGACCTGGCTGCTATTAACCTGACAGAGCTGGTGAATGGGATGCTGAGCACTGCACTCAGAG GTACCAAGAAACTCTTCTCTTTGCTGAGCATCACCTCTTACAGCTCGTTTGCCTTCCACAAAGTGTCAGTCACCATTTACAACA TCTCTAATGCAAAAAATATCGACCCTGGCAAGTTCCCTATGCACTACTGCTACTGTTTGAATAATGTGACAAATGACTTGACAG ATTTTACAGCTCTACTTGTTGATATCATTGGAAACTCCACCAGTTATCTCACAGAAATTTTCAAATCCACTTCTATTCTCTCAG tgcGTCAGAGCAATGACTCTGATTGTATCTACATCTGTGTGATAGCAGGACAGACAG GGAAAAATCTGTCTGATTTTTTGGAAATACTAGATAAGACTCCTGTTATTAATTACACATTTTCCAGTAACACATCATCTGACCTGG ACCTAGATTCAATTTTCTCAAGTTTCGTGAAATTGCAGGAAGACCCAAACAAGACACTGGATTCATCAGCAGAATATGTGTGGACATTTAAAT CTACCAGGATCCCTCTCACCCAGAAAGAAGGGGGAATCCCCACCACGAAGTTCCCTCTGTGGCCAAAGACAGTTGGAGCCAAAGGATCGTGGTTTCCATCACCCCATGTGGATGCTCCCAGGCCCCAGGGCATGGCCAGACCCCCTCTGAGCCCTGGGGGGAGCTTGGCCCCAtcaccagccctgcagcccagcccca CTGACACATCCATGTTTTGGATGCAGACAGTGTCTCCACAAGAAGCCAGCAAACTGATGCAAACAGAGCCAG ATTTGCCTTCCACAGTACTGTCTCTGCCACCTTCCTACCGACCTGGTGTCACACTGAAACTTTACTCAGCTACCA GGTGCCCACAGGCGATGCTCAGAGAGCCCCGTGTGACCTCACCTCCTGTCACCCTCATGGTGCAGAAGATCAGCCCCTGTGTGATGGAGCTCTGTAGGTTCTTTCAACTGTGCCTCTGTGTAGGTCAGAGAAGATATTCCAGAAAGGAAGCCATGAG ATACTGTGTTGAATACTATTCCTGGtttgtgaaaaatgcaaattatgtCTGCGAAAGAGCCAAAAGAGTTGCTTACTCCCACAGTAAGTACATTTTCACTTTATATCTCTATATCTCTACATACTTTGTTATGAAGATATAA